Proteins found in one Armatimonadota bacterium genomic segment:
- the moaA gene encoding GTP 3',8-cyclase MoaA encodes MRDQYGRELRDLRISLTDRCNLRCVYCMPAEGIAFRPPEDLLQDDELLLLVRIAAELGVRKVRLTGGEPTVRPGIVDLVREIAAVPGIEDVAMTTNGVLLEYLAADLARAGLRRVNVSLDTLDPAKFRRITRGGRVERVLAGIARAEAVGLRPIKLNAVVVRGFNEEDVVPLARLTLEHPWEVRFIEVMPFGSVADLAEAGIVRSEETRARIEAALGPLHPLDLSGEDPARTYALPGAPGQVGFISPVSEPFCARCGRLRLTADGRLRLCLLRDDEVDLLTPLRRGAGVEEVRELFRAAAYRRPFGHALAERLFPQQRVMIQIGG; translated from the coding sequence ATGCGCGACCAGTACGGGCGGGAGCTGCGCGACCTCCGGATCTCGCTGACGGACCGGTGCAACCTGCGGTGCGTCTACTGCATGCCGGCCGAGGGGATCGCCTTCCGCCCGCCCGAGGACCTCCTCCAGGACGACGAGCTGCTGCTACTGGTGCGCATCGCCGCCGAGCTGGGGGTGCGTAAGGTCCGCCTCACCGGCGGGGAGCCCACCGTGCGGCCGGGCATCGTGGACCTGGTGCGCGAGATCGCGGCGGTCCCGGGCATCGAGGACGTGGCCATGACCACGAACGGCGTCCTCCTCGAGTACCTGGCCGCCGACCTGGCCCGCGCCGGCCTGCGGCGCGTGAACGTCAGCCTGGACACCCTCGACCCGGCCAAGTTCCGGCGCATCACTCGGGGAGGCCGCGTCGAGCGGGTCCTGGCCGGCATCGCCCGCGCCGAGGCGGTGGGACTGCGCCCGATCAAGCTCAACGCCGTGGTGGTGCGCGGCTTCAACGAGGAGGACGTCGTCCCGCTGGCCCGCCTGACCCTGGAGCACCCCTGGGAGGTCCGCTTCATCGAGGTCATGCCCTTCGGCAGCGTGGCCGACCTGGCCGAGGCCGGCATCGTCCGCAGCGAGGAGACGAGGGCGCGCATCGAGGCGGCGCTGGGCCCGCTCCACCCGCTGGACCTCTCGGGCGAGGACCCCGCCCGGACCTACGCCCTGCCCGGCGCGCCCGGCCAGGTGGGGTTCATCAGCCCGGTGAGCGAGCCCTTCTGCGCCCGCTGCGGCCGCCTGCGCCTGACCGCGGACGGGCGGCTGCGCCTCTGCCTCCTGCGCGACGACGAGGTGGACCTGCTGACGCCGCTGCGGCGGGGAGCGGGCGTCGAGGAGGTCCGGGAGCTCTTCCGCGCCGCCGCCTACCGGCGGCCCTTCGGCCACGCCCTGGCCGAGCGCCTCTTCCCCCAGCAGCGCGTGATGATCCAGATCGGCGGCTGA
- the sigH gene encoding RNA polymerase sporulation sigma factor SigH: MALARRETLSYTDMPDEDLVESAKRGDDQAAEFLISKYRNFVRVKAKAYFLIGADREDIIQEGMIGLYKAIRDFRADKLSSFRAFAELCITRQIITAIKTATRQKHIPLNSYISLNKPIYDEDSDRTLLDVISSIKVSDPEELVINQEASASMRERIRKNLSDLEHKVLTAYLEGKSYQEMATELNRHVKSIDNALQRVKRKLERNLDGEDG, encoded by the coding sequence GTGGCGCTGGCACGAAGAGAGACGCTGAGCTACACCGACATGCCCGATGAAGATCTCGTCGAGTCCGCCAAGCGTGGGGATGACCAGGCCGCCGAATTCCTCATCAGCAAGTACCGCAACTTCGTCCGCGTCAAAGCCAAAGCCTACTTCCTGATCGGGGCCGACCGGGAGGACATCATCCAGGAGGGGATGATCGGCCTCTACAAGGCCATCCGCGACTTCCGCGCCGACAAGCTCTCCTCGTTCCGGGCCTTCGCCGAGCTGTGCATCACCCGCCAGATCATCACGGCCATCAAGACGGCCACCCGACAGAAGCACATCCCGCTCAACTCCTACATCTCGCTGAACAAGCCCATCTACGACGAGGACTCCGACCGCACCCTGCTCGACGTCATCAGCAGCATCAAGGTCAGCGACCCCGAGGAGCTGGTGATCAACCAGGAAGCCTCGGCCAGCATGCGCGAGCGCATTCGCAAGAACCTCTCCGACCTGGAGCACAAGGTGCTCACGGCCTACCTGGAGGGGAAGTCCTACCAGGAGATGGCCACCGAGCTCAACCGCCACGTCAAGTCCATCGACAACGCCCTGCAGCGCGTCAAGCGCAAGCTCGAGCGCAACCTCGACGGCGAGGACGGCTAG
- the rlmB gene encoding 23S rRNA (guanosine(2251)-2'-O)-methyltransferase RlmB, protein MAHPARHVPARRVPDRRVPDRHVPDPRVAAAEPDQVEGRRAVREALLAGRPIRKLLVARAAHDRAMRELVALARARGVPVQVVEGRWLDRRARTGAHQGVIALAAVRPSVDLEALLAAAAARGEPPLLVLLDGIEDPQNTGAIIRVAEAAGAHGVVLRTRRASGLTPAVARASAGAVEHLPVAQVANLAQAIERLQRAGVWVAGADLRGEDLFRTHLVPPLALVIGSEGRGLSRLVRERCDRLVRIPMWGRVASLNAATACAVLLYEIRRQMLPAPSPPPGEAGPVDAAPAGGAPQGAATGRAQFP, encoded by the coding sequence ATCGCCCACCCCGCCCGGCACGTCCCCGCCCGGCGCGTCCCCGACCGGCGCGTCCCCGACCGGCACGTCCCCGACCCGCGCGTCGCGGCGGCGGAACCCGACCAGGTCGAGGGACGCCGCGCCGTCCGCGAGGCGTTGCTGGCCGGCCGCCCCATCCGCAAGCTGCTGGTGGCGCGCGCCGCCCACGACCGGGCGATGCGCGAGCTCGTCGCGCTGGCGCGGGCGCGGGGGGTGCCCGTGCAGGTCGTGGAGGGGCGCTGGCTCGACCGGCGGGCGCGGACGGGCGCCCATCAGGGCGTGATCGCCCTCGCCGCCGTCCGTCCGAGCGTCGACCTGGAGGCGCTGCTCGCGGCGGCCGCCGCGCGTGGTGAGCCGCCGCTCCTGGTCCTCCTCGACGGCATCGAGGACCCGCAGAACACCGGGGCGATCATCCGAGTGGCGGAGGCCGCCGGGGCGCACGGTGTTGTCCTGCGCACCCGGCGGGCCAGCGGCCTCACCCCCGCGGTGGCCCGGGCCTCGGCCGGGGCGGTGGAGCACCTGCCGGTGGCGCAGGTGGCCAACCTGGCGCAGGCCATCGAGCGGCTGCAGCGCGCGGGGGTGTGGGTGGCGGGGGCGGACCTGCGCGGCGAGGACCTCTTCCGCACGCATCTGGTGCCGCCGCTGGCCCTGGTGATCGGCAGCGAGGGGCGGGGGCTCTCCCGGCTGGTGCGCGAGCGGTGCGACCGCCTGGTGCGCATCCCCATGTGGGGGCGGGTGGCGTCGCTGAACGCCGCCACTGCCTGCGCCGTCCTCCTCTACGAGATCCGGCGGCAGATGCTGCCGGCGCCGTCGCCGCCTCCCGGCGAGGCGGGGCCGGTCGATGCGGCGCCGGCGGGCGGCGCGCCGCAGGGCGCAGCGACAGGGCGCGCACAATTTCCTTGA
- the cysS gene encoding cysteine--tRNA ligase: MDAAGAAHLGAHRRPRRGRGEAPILTLYNTLTRRREPFTPLEPGRVRLYVCGPNLYGGLHVGHALSYAVFDVLRRYLEYRGYQVRHVQNFTDIEDRIIERASREGRPVAAIAEEHIARFFREMDALGVRRAHAYPRASEVIPTIVQVIDGLLARGYAYTVDGDVYFRVTAFPRYLQLSHHTAEELLAGARVEVDPRKAHPMDFALWKAARPGEPSWPSPWGPGRPGWHIECTAMNLQFLGEQIDIHGGGQDLIFPHHENEIAQAEAYTGKVPFARYWVHHALLRPAEGEEKMTRHLGNIVSLAEALERHEPDAIRAFLLGTHYRTPLRWTDEAVAAASRGVERLRTALRNADDAIAAAPPDDRATAGLDAATAEARGAFERAMDDDLNTPQALAVLFRLAAELNRVADAILKGTGRGRAGVWAARDLLRELGGVLGLRLEAAPLGPEVVEGLRTLLVELRAEHPALFPDAAGDADPEVLIGTLLAGRQQARAAGAYALADRVRARLGGLGIVVEDFPGGSRWRLARRRS; this comes from the coding sequence GTGGACGCTGCGGGTGCGGCGCACCTGGGAGCTCATCGCCGCCCACGACGTGGTCGAGGTGAGGCGCCCATTCTGACCCTCTACAACACCCTGACCCGGCGGCGGGAGCCCTTCACCCCGCTGGAGCCGGGGCGCGTGCGCCTCTACGTCTGCGGCCCGAACCTCTACGGCGGGCTGCACGTGGGGCACGCCCTCTCCTACGCCGTCTTCGACGTGCTGCGGCGCTACCTGGAGTACCGCGGCTACCAGGTGCGGCACGTGCAGAACTTCACCGACATCGAGGACCGCATCATCGAGCGCGCCTCCCGCGAGGGGCGGCCGGTGGCCGCCATCGCCGAGGAGCACATCGCCCGCTTCTTCCGGGAAATGGACGCGCTGGGGGTGCGGCGGGCCCACGCCTACCCGCGCGCCTCCGAGGTGATCCCCACCATCGTGCAGGTCATCGACGGGCTGCTGGCCCGCGGCTACGCCTACACCGTCGACGGCGACGTCTACTTCCGCGTGACCGCCTTCCCCCGCTACCTGCAGCTCTCCCACCACACGGCGGAGGAGCTGCTGGCCGGCGCGCGAGTGGAGGTGGACCCGCGCAAGGCCCACCCGATGGACTTCGCGCTGTGGAAGGCGGCGCGGCCGGGTGAGCCGTCGTGGCCGAGCCCCTGGGGGCCGGGGCGCCCCGGCTGGCACATCGAGTGCACGGCCATGAACCTGCAGTTCCTGGGGGAGCAGATCGACATCCACGGCGGCGGGCAGGACCTGATCTTCCCCCACCACGAGAACGAGATCGCCCAGGCGGAGGCCTACACCGGCAAGGTCCCCTTTGCCCGCTACTGGGTGCACCACGCCCTGCTGCGCCCCGCCGAGGGCGAGGAGAAGATGACGCGCCACCTCGGCAACATCGTCTCCCTGGCGGAGGCGCTGGAGCGTCACGAGCCCGACGCCATCCGGGCCTTCCTCCTGGGGACGCACTACCGCACCCCGCTGCGCTGGACGGACGAAGCGGTGGCGGCGGCCTCCCGCGGGGTGGAGCGGCTGCGAACGGCGCTGCGCAACGCCGACGACGCCATCGCCGCCGCCCCGCCCGACGACCGGGCGACGGCGGGGCTGGACGCGGCGACTGCGGAGGCGCGCGGGGCCTTCGAGCGCGCCATGGACGACGACCTGAACACGCCGCAGGCGCTGGCGGTGCTCTTCCGCTTGGCCGCAGAGCTCAACCGCGTCGCCGACGCCATCCTGAAGGGCACCGGACGCGGACGGGCGGGCGTGTGGGCGGCCCGGGACCTCCTGCGGGAGCTCGGCGGGGTGCTGGGGCTGCGGCTGGAAGCGGCCCCGCTGGGCCCCGAGGTGGTCGAGGGGTTGCGTACGCTGCTCGTGGAGCTCCGGGCGGAGCACCCCGCTCTCTTCCCGGACGCGGCGGGCGACGCGGACCCGGAGGTGCTGATCGGGACGCTGCTGGCCGGCCGGCAGCAGGCGCGGGCCGCCGGGGCCTACGCGCTGGCCGATCGGGTGCGGGCGCGGCTGGGGGGGCTGGGGATCGTGGTGGAGGACTTCCCGGGCGGCTCGCGCTGGCGCCTGGCCCGCCGGAGGAGCTGA
- a CDS encoding ABC transporter ATP-binding protein: MAELRLEALGKAYGESWAVRDLTLTVADSEFVTLLGPSGCGKTTTLRMIAGFVSPTAGRVVLDGRVLSAADGVRVPPERRGMGMVFQSYAVWPHMTALQNVAYPLRRRGLGRVEVDSRARRALDLVHLAPYADRYPHELSGGQQQRVALARALVMEPAVLLLDEPLSNLDAKLREEMRFEIKELADRLRITVVYVTHDQVEAMVLSRRIAVMDQGRIVQVGTPEELYDAPATPFVATFLGAANFLPGVVEGHDGPAVRVRLRGVGAVVTVEDRAAPAAGEVLLCVRPEAIHFDPSGPLRGRVVRRSYLGSHVDYRVRVGEGDLRVAAPPGGPREGETVGLRVGRGRLYPASDGTAGLAPASGALAPASAPVGGGTADVPEASATTSSGRSAR; encoded by the coding sequence GTGGCCGAACTGCGGTTGGAGGCGCTGGGGAAGGCCTACGGCGAGAGCTGGGCGGTGCGCGACCTCACCCTCACCGTGGCCGACAGCGAGTTCGTCACCCTGCTGGGGCCGTCGGGGTGCGGCAAGACCACCACGCTGCGCATGATCGCCGGTTTCGTTTCGCCCACCGCGGGCCGGGTGGTGCTGGACGGGCGCGTGCTCTCCGCCGCCGACGGCGTGCGGGTGCCGCCGGAGCGGCGCGGGATGGGCATGGTCTTCCAGTCCTACGCGGTGTGGCCGCACATGACCGCCCTGCAGAACGTCGCCTACCCGCTGCGGCGGCGCGGGCTGGGGCGGGTCGAGGTGGACTCCCGGGCCCGCCGCGCCCTCGACCTGGTCCACCTGGCGCCGTACGCCGACCGCTACCCCCACGAGCTCTCCGGCGGCCAGCAGCAGCGCGTCGCCCTGGCCCGCGCGCTGGTCATGGAGCCGGCGGTCCTGCTGCTCGACGAGCCGCTGAGCAACCTGGATGCGAAGCTGCGCGAGGAGATGCGCTTCGAGATCAAGGAGCTGGCGGACCGGCTGCGGATCACCGTCGTCTACGTCACCCACGACCAGGTCGAGGCGATGGTCCTCTCGCGGCGCATCGCCGTGATGGACCAGGGGCGGATCGTCCAGGTGGGCACCCCCGAGGAGCTGTACGACGCTCCGGCCACCCCCTTCGTGGCCACCTTCCTGGGCGCGGCCAACTTCCTGCCGGGCGTGGTGGAGGGGCACGACGGCCCGGCCGTGCGGGTGCGCCTGCGCGGGGTCGGGGCGGTGGTGACGGTGGAGGACCGCGCGGCCCCGGCGGCGGGGGAGGTCCTGCTCTGCGTGCGGCCGGAGGCGATCCACTTCGACCCGTCCGGCCCGCTGCGGGGACGGGTGGTGCGCCGCAGCTACCTGGGGAGCCACGTGGACTACCGCGTCCGGGTGGGGGAAGGCGACCTGCGGGTGGCTGCTCCCCCGGGAGGGCCGCGGGAGGGGGAGACGGTGGGGCTGCGGGTGGGCCGCGGTCGCCTCTATCCGGCATCCGACGGGACGGCCGGGCTCGCTCCCGCGTCCGGTGCGCTCGCCCCGGCGTCGGCGCCCGTCGGAGGCGGCACAGCGGATGTCCCTGAGGCCAGCGCCACGACGTCCTCCGGACGCTCGGCCAGATAG